Proteins encoded within one genomic window of Amycolatopsis nigrescens CSC17Ta-90:
- a CDS encoding DUF5336 domain-containing protein codes for MSFPSGGPGYPQQGGGAQPGPQAPNTGGFPPAQQPAQGGGAPLNLGLVLTLAITGLGLVNYFMAFSAEARGADLIVYFLLGGGLLAALRLLPNGPKTLPYAAVLSVLGGLGVLAAVVQAEEVPGIITGILIVGIVQMLVAVAALLFEAGVIKAPEPKPQPAYGQPQQFGQPGQFGQQNQPGQFGQAQPPGQSDQGSFSQPTQYGPPVQPPGQQATTYAPQQGQFYQQQSPESGQQKPPGTPPGGFGKQS; via the coding sequence ATGTCCTTCCCCAGCGGTGGGCCCGGCTACCCCCAGCAGGGTGGCGGCGCGCAGCCTGGCCCCCAGGCGCCGAACACGGGTGGTTTCCCGCCGGCCCAGCAACCGGCTCAGGGCGGTGGGGCCCCGCTGAACCTCGGGTTGGTCCTCACGCTGGCCATCACCGGGCTCGGGCTGGTGAACTACTTCATGGCCTTCTCCGCGGAGGCCCGCGGCGCTGACCTGATCGTGTACTTCCTGCTCGGCGGTGGTTTACTCGCCGCACTGCGGCTGCTACCGAACGGCCCGAAGACGCTGCCGTACGCGGCTGTGCTCAGCGTGCTCGGCGGGCTGGGGGTGCTGGCGGCGGTCGTTCAGGCCGAAGAGGTGCCCGGCATCATCACCGGCATCCTGATCGTCGGCATCGTGCAGATGCTGGTCGCGGTCGCCGCGCTGCTGTTCGAGGCCGGGGTGATCAAGGCGCCGGAGCCGAAGCCTCAGCCCGCCTACGGCCAGCCGCAGCAGTTCGGCCAGCCGGGCCAGTTCGGGCAGCAGAACCAGCCGGGTCAGTTCGGCCAGGCGCAGCCGCCGGGCCAGAGCGACCAGGGTTCCTTCTCCCAGCCGACGCAGTACGGTCCGCCGGTGCAGCCGCCGGGCCAGCAGGCGACCACCTACGCGCCGCAGCAGGGCCAGTTCTACCAGCAGCAATCCCCGGAATCCGGCCAGCAGAAGCCGCCGGGCACACCGCCGGGAGGCTTCGGCAAGCAGAGCTGA
- a CDS encoding DUF6350 family protein has translation MPLLTTSVRSGGDERLPESEPPEELTGAGRFRVLAAAALVPMITGYALVATLLALVTATGSPAAFSALGALAVAGPAWLATYQVPVEILGQPLGVLPLLATIGVFVLLARSANGAAQRLGYRRPQEAVPLVGVMAGAHMVAGATISLTGDEQFGVDPLTAFLVPGLFAALAATAGAASKAGLAELLGGYLDPVAVRGLRAGVLGLAGLLACGALVFTLSLALSTPTMVKLFELNAPGVGGGLGMVLLSVGYLPNAVLFGLAFAAGPGFSIGAVSLDPLGFQGGPVPGLPMLAGMPEQYAPWWPALMVLPAAAGALVGWSLRRIHPDPMLRLRTVGVAGAVVGFGCVVLGTLAGGRLGAGMFDPVAIRVGMFSVTAFCWIVIPGGMVAWLAGPHGETEPEAEPVEEHAESVVSSEAVVSTEDAEDPEAGEPEESTEDSAEAEDLVDAENLVDGEAAEPLADEEPVGEEPVEPEQAAEDVEVPVEEPEPETGDPLPPEPGPPPAAGGATERD, from the coding sequence ATGCCGCTGCTCACGACGTCCGTCCGCTCCGGCGGTGACGAGCGGCTGCCCGAGTCCGAACCGCCGGAGGAGCTGACCGGCGCCGGCCGGTTCCGGGTGCTGGCGGCGGCCGCGCTCGTCCCGATGATCACCGGATACGCGCTGGTCGCGACCCTGCTGGCGCTGGTCACCGCGACCGGGTCCCCGGCCGCGTTCTCCGCACTCGGTGCGCTGGCCGTGGCCGGGCCCGCCTGGCTCGCCACCTACCAGGTGCCGGTCGAGATCCTCGGCCAGCCGCTCGGGGTGCTACCGCTGCTGGCCACGATCGGGGTCTTCGTACTGCTGGCCCGCAGCGCGAACGGCGCGGCGCAGCGGCTCGGTTACCGGCGGCCGCAGGAGGCCGTGCCGCTGGTCGGGGTGATGGCCGGTGCGCACATGGTGGCCGGCGCGACGATCTCGCTGACCGGTGACGAGCAGTTCGGCGTCGACCCGCTGACCGCGTTCCTGGTGCCCGGCCTGTTCGCCGCGCTGGCGGCCACCGCCGGGGCGGCGTCCAAGGCCGGACTGGCCGAACTGCTCGGCGGCTACCTCGACCCGGTGGCCGTGCGCGGGCTGCGGGCCGGCGTGCTCGGGCTGGCCGGCCTGCTCGCCTGCGGCGCACTGGTGTTCACGCTCAGCCTGGCCCTGTCCACCCCGACCATGGTCAAGCTGTTCGAGCTCAACGCGCCCGGGGTGGGCGGCGGGCTCGGCATGGTGTTGCTCTCCGTCGGCTACCTGCCGAACGCGGTGCTCTTCGGTCTTGCTTTCGCCGCCGGCCCTGGGTTTTCGATCGGGGCGGTTTCGCTGGATCCGCTCGGTTTCCAGGGCGGCCCGGTGCCCGGACTGCCGATGCTGGCCGGCATGCCGGAGCAGTACGCGCCGTGGTGGCCGGCGCTGATGGTGCTGCCGGCCGCGGCCGGTGCGCTGGTCGGCTGGTCGTTGCGCCGGATCCATCCGGACCCGATGCTGCGCCTGCGCACCGTGGGCGTCGCCGGTGCGGTGGTCGGCTTCGGTTGTGTGGTGCTGGGCACGCTGGCCGGCGGACGGCTCGGGGCCGGGATGTTCGACCCGGTGGCCATCCGGGTCGGCATGTTCTCGGTCACCGCGTTCTGCTGGATCGTCATCCCAGGCGGCATGGTCGCCTGGCTGGCCGGCCCGCACGGGGAAACCGAGCCCGAGGCCGAGCCGGTCGAAGAGCACGCGGAGTCTGTGGTGTCCTCGGAGGCTGTGGTGTCCACAGAAGACGCAGAGGACCCGGAAGCCGGCGAGCCGGAGGAGTCCACAGAGGACTCCGCAGAAGCGGAAGACCTGGTGGACGCGGAAAATCTCGTGGACGGCGAAGCTGCTGAGCCCCTGGCCGACGAGGAGCCGGTCGGCGAAGAACCCGTCGAGCCGGAGCAGGCAGCGGAAGACGTCGAGGTTCCGGTTGAGGAGCCGGAACCCGAAACCGGCGACCCGCTCCCGCCCGAGCCCGGCCCTCCGCCCGCCGCCGGAGGCGCGACAGAGCGAGACTAG
- the purN gene encoding phosphoribosylglycinamide formyltransferase has protein sequence MDLPTPVKVVLLASGSGTLLQAVLDAAERPGYPVRVVAVGADRDGIQALERAERASVPHFVVRLRDHPDRAAWDKALTDAVAAYQPDLVVSAGFMKILGEAFLGRFENRVVNTHPALLPAFPGMHAIADALALGVKVTGSTVHFADAGVDTGPIIAQEAVPVEPDDDEAQLHERVKAVERRLLVRVLEQLGRGGCTVDGRKVSFR, from the coding sequence CTGGACCTGCCAACCCCGGTGAAGGTCGTGCTACTCGCGTCCGGTTCCGGCACCCTGCTGCAGGCGGTGCTGGATGCGGCCGAGCGGCCGGGATATCCGGTCCGGGTGGTGGCCGTCGGTGCCGACCGCGACGGGATTCAGGCCCTCGAACGGGCCGAGCGGGCTTCGGTGCCGCATTTCGTGGTCCGGCTTCGCGACCACCCCGACCGCGCGGCCTGGGACAAGGCGCTCACCGACGCGGTCGCCGCCTACCAGCCGGACCTGGTGGTGTCCGCCGGGTTCATGAAGATCCTGGGCGAGGCGTTCCTCGGTCGCTTCGAGAACAGGGTGGTCAACACCCACCCGGCCCTGCTGCCCGCCTTCCCGGGGATGCACGCGATCGCGGACGCGCTCGCGCTCGGGGTGAAGGTGACCGGGTCCACGGTGCATTTCGCGGACGCCGGGGTGGACACCGGGCCGATCATCGCGCAGGAGGCCGTGCCGGTGGAGCCGGACGACGACGAGGCACAGCTGCACGAACGGGTGAAGGCAGTGGAACGACGCCTGCTCGTGCGGGTACTCGAGCAGCTGGGCCGTGGAGGGTGCACGGTCGACGGACGAAAGGTGAGTTTCAGGTGA